In the genome of Streptomyces sp. SLBN-118, the window TCCGTAGCCGTCGTTGACGAGCATCCAGCCACCCGGCATGTCGTTGTCGACGTACCCGTCGGCGACCTTGAGGGCGTCGAGGGTGTGGCGCTCTCCGCGGTTGGCGTTGTGCAGGTAGCAGTCGGCGTCGCCGATTTCGAGACCGTAGACGGGCGGCATGAAGGGCTTGCCGGTCAGCCTCGTGTACTGCCCGATGACATCCTTGGCGCTCGGCCCGGCGAAGTAGTAGGCGTCGAAGCGCTGTTCCCTGGCGGTGGCTGTCACGGGGTCGTCAAAGACGTACGTGTTGGGCGCGTACGTGTTCCGGTAGACGCCGTAACCGGCCGAAGAGAGGTAGAACGGAACGGAGTTGGGGTGCCCGCCGTCGTTCCAGTTGTAGTCGACTCCGACCTCGACGGTCTTGCCGCGGTGGGAGGTGTTGCCGCGGCCGTTCTGCATTCCGGCGCCGTAGTACTGCTCGTCGGCGCCGCGGGCGAGAGTCTGGGTGGTCCGCTCCCGGTTCCAGGTCAGGCCTTTGGTCTCGGCCCAGAGCCGGGTGCCGTCGGCCCGGTGGAGGGCGAAGCGGAGCGGCGACTTGTACGCGCGCAGTGTGACCTTGGTGGTGCTGAGTTCGTACCGGTCGCCCCGCTCGCGCCAGGTGGTTGCCGGCGGGGCGCCCTGGGGCAGGACGATGTCCGTGCCGGTGGGGTCGGTGAAGGCTCCGTCCGGGGCGAGTTCGATACGGAACGTCTCGGCGGAGACGAAACTGACGCGCGCTGCGGCGCGGCCGGCGGTCAGCCGGTAGACACCTCCGTCGTGAGCGAACCCGGTGACGTCACCGACCGTCGTGTCCGCCGGGTCGGCCTGTGCGCCCGTGACCTGCGGCACGAGGGCGGCGAACAGACCGAGGAGCGCGGCAACGACCGCTGATCTCAAGCGTTTTGGGGATCCCATGGCGCCGTGTGTAACGCGTCGCCGCGTACATGACCATGGACTTGTGTCCGGCCGCTCCTGGACTTATCGAAGCCGGGAGCGGCCGGAGCGGGTCTACAGTGCTACGCCCAGCAAGGCGTCGACGGCACGCGAGACGAGGCCGGGCGCGCCCTCGTCCGTGCCTCCCCCGGACTGCTGGAGCGCGGCCCAGCGGTCGACGGCCACGAGCGCGGCGGGGGCGTCCAGGTCGTTCGCGAGGGCGTCGCGGATCTCCTCGACGAGCGCGTCGGCGGACGGCCCGTCGGGCCGGGACACCGCCGCGCGCCAGCGGCCGAGCCGCTCCACGGCGTCCTGGAGCACGTCGTCGGTCCACTCCCAGTCGGCCCGGTAGTGGTGCGACAGGAGCGCGAGGCGTATCGCGGCCGGGTCCACGCCGTCGCGGCGCAGCGTCGAGACGAAGACCAGGTTGCCCTTGGACTTCGACATCTTCTCGCCGTTCAGGGCGACCATGCCGGCGTGGACGTACGACTTGGCGAAGGGGTACTGGCCGGTGAGCGCCTGGGCGTGCGAGGCGCCCATCTCGTGGTGCGGGAAGGCGAGATCGGAACCGCCGCCCTGCACGTCGAAGCCCATGCCGAGGTGGTCGAGCGCGATGGCCACGCACTCGATGTGCCAGCCGGGCCGCCCGCGGCCGAGGCTGCCGCCGTCCCAACTCGGCTCGCCCTCACGGGCGGCCATCCAGAGCATCGGGTCGAGCGGGTTCTTCTTGCCGGAGCGCTCGGGGTCGCCGCCGCGCTCGGCGGACAGTGCCCTCATGACGTCGGCGTCGAAGTGGGACACCCCACCGAAGTGCGGGTCGGACTCGACCGAGAAGTACACGTCGCCTTCGAGCTCGTACGCGGCGCCGGCGTCCCGAAGGCGCTCGACGAGCGGCACGATGCCGGGTATGGCCTCGACGGCGCCGATGTAGTGCTGGGGCGGAAGCATCCGCAGGGCGGTCATGTCCTCGCGGAAGAGCGCGGTCTCGCGCTCGGCGAGCTCGGTCCAGTCGTGCCCGTCGCGGATGGCACGCTCAAGGAGCGGGTCGTCGACGTCCGTCACGTTCTGGACGTAGTGAACCTGCCGCTTGGTGTCGAGCCACACGCGCTGAACGAGGTCGAACGCGTTGTAGGTCGCCGCGTGACCCAGGTGGGTCGCGTCGTACGGAGTGATGCCGCAGACGTAGATACGGGCGACGGGACCGGGGTCGAGGGTCACAGGACCACCGGTCGCGGTGTCGTGGATCCGGAGGTCGCGGCCCTTGCCGGGCAGGGCGGGGACCTCAGAAGCGGGCCAGGCATGCATGCAATGAGCCTAACCGGACGCGGCTTCCGCATACGACCCGGCGTCGGGATCGGGACACGGCGAGTGGGTGCGGTGCCGGGGTGCGGTTGTGCGGGGTGCGGTTGCCGGTGCCAGTGCGGGGTGCGGTTGCCGGTGCCGGGGTGCGGCGTGCGGTTGCCGGTGCCAGGGTGCAGGTTGCGGGGGTGCCCGGTGCCGCGGGGTGGGCGTCTGGGGTCCGCTCGGGGTGGAGCCGGGACTGCATGATTTACGGCGCGTCTCCGGCGTGCGGTGAGGCGCGGGCGTCCCAGCGCCACAAATCACGCTCTACGTCCCGACTCCACCCGCTCCGCGGCCCCCTTGCCCGGTGGCAGCAGGCGCGCGCCCCGCGCCGCGAAGCGGGCGCACCTTCCCCTCCCCTGCGGGCCCGGGCGCCCCTCGCCGCGAGAACCGCGCGCTCGGAGGCGGTTCCCCCCTGCGGCCCCGGAGACCCTCGCGAAGCCCGGGCGCCAGGAGGAGGTCACCCCGCGCCGCGAAGCGGGCGCTTCAGAGGTTGGGGGCGTCAGCCCCCAACCTCCCCTCCTCCCTGCCGCCCCGGGGGCCGTCGCGAAGCACGCGCGTCAGGAGGCGGTCAGTCTGCGCCGCGAAGCGGGCGCTTCAGGGGTGTGGGGGCGTGAGCCCCCACCTTGCACAAGGGGGCCGGGGCGCAGCCCCGTTTCGGGAAAGGGCGGGGTGGGGAAACAAACCCCCTACCTCACACCGGTGGCCACGGAATCGCCGGCCACTCCCCCGACGGCACCGGATGCCTCCCCGCCGCCGTCAGCTCCCCCACCCGTCCCCTCAGCGCCTCCACTTCCGCCGCCGTCAGCAGTTGCTCCAGACGGGTGGTCAGAGGCCCGCCCGTCGACAGGGCGTCCGACAGGGACGCCAGCGCCGACAGGGTCTCCTGCGGGAGCGGATCCCCCGCCCACCCCCACAGCAGCGTCCGCAGCTTGTCGTCGACGTTGAACGTGACCCCGTGGTCGATCGCGTACAGATGACCGTCCGCCGTCGGCAGCAGATGCCCGCCCTTGCGGTCGCCGTTGTTGATCACCGCGTCCAGCACGGCCAGCCGCCGCAGCCGTACGTCGTCCGCGTGGACCAGCAGCGCCGTACGCCCCTCGCCCACATCCGCGAAACCGACCGCCTTCCAGCCCTCTCCGGGCTCCTCGTCCTCGACGAGGGCGAGCAGGGACTGTTCGGGGTCGGCCTCGATCCAGAGCTGGACCATGCCCTCGCCGTACGGCCCGTCCCGCAGGACCGTCGGCGGGACCAGGCCCCACCCCGTCGCCTCGGAGACCTCGTACGCCGCGACCTCGCGCTGGGCGAGCGTTCCGTCCGGGAAGTCCCACAGCGGCCGCTCCCCGGCGACCGGCTTGTACACGCAGTGGGCCGTTTCGCCCTCGTACGAGACGGAGCAGTACAGCACCGCGTTGGACGCCTCGCGGACCCGTCCGCGCACCTTCAGCTCACCCTTGGTGAGGAGATCGAGTGCGGTCAGACTCCGCGGCGGTATCCGTTCTGGCGCGGGCATACGTGTCCTTCCGGATCGAGCGGCAGGCTGCACAGCGGGCACGGCGGCCGGCCGGCGTTGACCACGTCCAGCGCGCGTTTGGCGAAGGCCCTGGCCTGCGCGCCGGTCAGCCGGACGCGCAGCATCGGCGGGCCGTTCTCCTCGTCCTGGAGCAGCCGCTCCTCGGCCTCGGCGAGGTCCTCCTCGGAGTCCGCGTCCAGTTCGACGAGCGCCTGCGCCTCGACGATCATGCGCTGTTCCTCGCCGTCCCAGGCCAGCGCCATCGTGCCGACCCGGAACTCCTCCTCGACCGGGGCGTCCAGCGGCGCGGTGTCCGAGACATCGGCGGGTGCCACGGCCGGAACCGGTGCGTTGCCGCCGGTGCGGCGTACGACCTCGTCCAGCAGTTCGTCGATCCGCTCGGCGAGCGCGGCAACCTGGGTCTTCTCCAGGGCCACGCTGGTGATACGCCCTGCGGCCGAAGCCTGCAGGAAGAACGTACGGCGTCCAGGCAGCCCGACCGTACCGGCCACGAAACGGTCCGGCGGATCGTAGAGGAACACCTGACGGGACACGCTCTGTCTCCCTCGCGATCTGTGGGTCGGTCGGCCCGGTGGACTTGTCGGGCAGGCATACGGGTTTTCGGCCCGTCCACCCTACTGCGCGGAGCGATCACGGGGCGCCCGCGCCGCCCCCGACGACTCCGGCCCCGCCACCGCCGTTCCCGCGCGGCACCAGCGAGCCGAAGTCCCCGGTGTCACCGAGGCGCAGGAGGAACGGGCGGGTGCGTGTGTACCGGATCGCCGAGACGGAGCACGGCTCCACATGGATCCGCTGGAACAGGTCGAGATGCATGCCGAGCGCGTCCGCCACCAGAGACTTGATGAGGTCGCCGTGCGAGCACATCACATACACCGCGTCCTCGCCGTGCGCGGACTCCACGCGCGCGTTCCAGTCGCGTACGGCGTCGACGGCCCGCGCCTGCATCGCCCGCATCGACTCCCCGCCCGGAAACGCCGCCGACGAGGGGTGCTGCTGCACGATCTCCATCAGGGGTTCGTCGGCGAGCTCGGCGAGCTTGCGGCCCGACCAGTCGCCGTAGTGGCATTCGCCGATCCGCTCGTCGGTCTGCAGCTCCAGTCCCGGCCGGGCGTCGAGGAGGGGCCGCAGCGTCTGCACACAGCGCTCCAGCGGGCTGCTGACGGCTGCGGCGAGCGGCACATCGGCGAGCCGTGCGGGCAGCGCGGCCGCCTGTGCGGCGCCCCGCTCGTCGAGGAAGACGCCGGGAGTCCAGCCGGCGAGCACCCCCGCCGTGTTGGCGGTGGAGCGTCCGTGGCGTACGAGGATCAGCGTGGCCATGCCCGTCAGCCTAGGCCGACCGGCGCCGAAGGGTGCGCCTGGGACGTGTGCGGGGAAGAATGCCCTCGTGATCGTGGACTGCGCCATCTACCGCAATGGGCGCCGGACGCAGGGCCCGCCCGACCTCTCCGATGCCCTGGCCGAGGCGCGCGCCACGGGCGATGCCTTCCTGTGGATCGGTCTCTACGAGCCGACGGAGAAGGAGTTCGACCACGTCTCGGCGGAGTTCGGGCTGCATCCGCTGGCGGTGGAGGACGCGCTCAACGCCCACCAGCGGCCGAAGCTCGAGGTGTACGACGATTCGCTGTTCATGGTCCTCAAGCCGGTGGTGTACGCGCCGGAGACCGGCGCCGTCACGACGGACGAGCTGATGGTCTTCGTCGGTGACTCGTTCGTGGTGACCGTGCGGCACGGCGAGAGCTCGCCCCTGCATGCCGTACGGCTGCGTCTGGAGGCAGAGCCCGAGGTTCTCAAGCACGGCCCCACGGCGGTGCTGTACGCGATCAGCGACGCGATCGTCGACCACTACGTCGATGTCGTCTCCGAGCTCCAGGTGGACCTGGAGGAACTGGAAACCGAGGTCTTCGCGCCGGTGGGCGGCGACGCGCGCAACAGCGCGGTGCGGATCTACACCTTCAAGCGGCAGGTGCTGGAGTTCCGCCGGGCCGCCGCCCCGCTGGCGGCACCGATGGCTCGTCTCGCGAGTGCGGGCGTGCCGTTCGTCCCTCAGCACTCGCAGCCGTTCTTCCGGGACGTCAACGACCATCTGACGCGGGTGAACGAGCAGGTGGAGGGCTTGGACCGGCTTCTGTCGGACGTCCTGTCCGCCCATCTCGCACAGATGGGCGTGCGGCAGAACGACGACATGCGCAAGATCTCGGCGTGGGCGGCCATGGTCGCGGTCCCCACGATGGTCGCGGGGATCTACGGCATGAACTTCAACCACATGCCCGAGCTGCGGTGGGGGTGGGCGTATCCGGTGGTCGTGGTCTTCATGGCCGGTGTCGTGTACGGCCTGTTCCGGCTGTTCAAGCGCCGGGGCTGGCTGTAGGCGCTCAGAAGACGGGCGCGGCGGCCGGCGGACCGTCGAGCGCACCCCGGCGGGCGGGCATTCGCAGGCTGACCATCCGGTGCCAGCCGCCGACGCGTTCGTAGCCGTACATCGCGTGGATACCGGCGCTCAGCGCGGCGGACTTGGCCTTGGGCCAGTGCAGCAGGCGTCCCATGTGGCCCATCACGGCGAGGCTGACGTCACGGTAGACCTGGATCTCGGCGAGGGCGCTCTCGCGCAGCACCCGCTGGATCGTGCGGCCGTGGCCCGCGGCGGCCAGACCCAGCAACTCCTCGTGGCAGTACGCCAGATGGTTGCCCTCGTCGTTGCAGATCATGGTGATGGCCCTGCCCAGCTCGGGGTGGTCGCCGAAGTGCTTCACCAGCATGTCCATCTGGTCGGCGGCCCGCTGTTCGGTGACCCGGCTGTGCGAGAGGTAGACGACGATGTCCTGTTCGGTCAGCGGCTGGTCGCGGCGCAACTTCTCGTGGGTGAGTCCGATGCTCCGCTTTTCGAGCAGCATCGTGTAGTCGGTCTCGGGCGGGACGGGCACCGGTTGAAGATTCCGCTTCTTGAGCAGGGCGTTGAAGATTCTGCCGTGCTTGTCCTCGTCGGCGCCGTGCCGGGTGATCTTGGGTGCGAGGTCCTGCATGCTCTCGGGTACGAGGGCGGCGATACGGCCGTTCTCCCAGCCGCCCTGCGCCTCGCCGCTGGCGGCGATCGAGCAGAAGAGCTGGAAGGCGTCGTCGCTGTCGACGATTTCCTGGAAAAGACTTCGGGCCGAAAGCATCACTGCACCTCCAAGAAGATGTCCGCAAATAAAGAGTCAAATGCGGTACGGGAGGCGAGGCAACAGGTAGATGCGACAACTCCGCCGAACGGACGACAGCGGCACGGGACACGAAGGGCCCTCGGGGAGTAACCCGGAGGGCCCCTGGGGCGTTGTGCTGCATGACGGCCGTGGCGGGGAAGACCCCCCGAGCCCCCACCACGGCCGCGGACTTCTTCTGAACAGCGGCGATCGCACAGCTCGGCGCCGGCGGGCGGCCGTGCTATGCCAGGCCGGCGCGCTCCAGCGCTTGCGTACCTGCCCGCAGGGCGGTCAGGCGCTCCTCGAGCGTGAAGCCGGCCGGCGCGAGCGTCAGCGTCGTCACTCCGGCCGCCGCGTACGCCTGCATCCGCTCGGCGATCCGCTCCACCGAGCCCAGCAGCGTCGTCTGGTCGATCAGCTGGTGCGGGACCGCCGTGGCCGCGCCCGCCTTGTCACCGGACAGGTACTTGTCCTGGATCTCGACCGCTTCCTTCTCGTAACCCATGCGCTGCGCAAGCTGGTTGTAGAAGTTCTGCTTGCGGCTGCCCATGCCTCCGACGTACAGCGCGGTGTACGGACGGAACATGTCGGCCAGACCGCTGACGTCGTCGCCGACCGCGAGCGGCAGCGTCGGACAGACGTCGAAGCCGTCCATCGTCAGGCCGGCCTTTTCGCGTCCCGCCCGCAGGTGGGTGAT includes:
- the mshC gene encoding cysteine--1-D-myo-inosityl 2-amino-2-deoxy-alpha-D-glucopyranoside ligase; amino-acid sequence: MHAWPASEVPALPGKGRDLRIHDTATGGPVTLDPGPVARIYVCGITPYDATHLGHAATYNAFDLVQRVWLDTKRQVHYVQNVTDVDDPLLERAIRDGHDWTELAERETALFREDMTALRMLPPQHYIGAVEAIPGIVPLVERLRDAGAAYELEGDVYFSVESDPHFGGVSHFDADVMRALSAERGGDPERSGKKNPLDPMLWMAAREGEPSWDGGSLGRGRPGWHIECVAIALDHLGMGFDVQGGGSDLAFPHHEMGASHAQALTGQYPFAKSYVHAGMVALNGEKMSKSKGNLVFVSTLRRDGVDPAAIRLALLSHHYRADWEWTDDVLQDAVERLGRWRAAVSRPDGPSADALVEEIRDALANDLDAPAALVAVDRWAALQQSGGGTDEGAPGLVSRAVDALLGVAL
- the corA gene encoding magnesium/cobalt transporter CorA, yielding MIVDCAIYRNGRRTQGPPDLSDALAEARATGDAFLWIGLYEPTEKEFDHVSAEFGLHPLAVEDALNAHQRPKLEVYDDSLFMVLKPVVYAPETGAVTTDELMVFVGDSFVVTVRHGESSPLHAVRLRLEAEPEVLKHGPTAVLYAISDAIVDHYVDVVSELQVDLEELETEVFAPVGGDARNSAVRIYTFKRQVLEFRRAAAPLAAPMARLASAGVPFVPQHSQPFFRDVNDHLTRVNEQVEGLDRLLSDVLSAHLAQMGVRQNDDMRKISAWAAMVAVPTMVAGIYGMNFNHMPELRWGWAYPVVVVFMAGVVYGLFRLFKRRGWL
- a CDS encoding histidine phosphatase family protein — translated: MATLILVRHGRSTANTAGVLAGWTPGVFLDERGAAQAAALPARLADVPLAAAVSSPLERCVQTLRPLLDARPGLELQTDERIGECHYGDWSGRKLAELADEPLMEIVQQHPSSAAFPGGESMRAMQARAVDAVRDWNARVESAHGEDAVYVMCSHGDLIKSLVADALGMHLDLFQRIHVEPCSVSAIRYTRTRPFLLRLGDTGDFGSLVPRGNGGGGAGVVGGGAGAP
- a CDS encoding DUF3090 domain-containing protein, whose amino-acid sequence is MSRQVFLYDPPDRFVAGTVGLPGRRTFFLQASAAGRITSVALEKTQVAALAERIDELLDEVVRRTGGNAPVPAVAPADVSDTAPLDAPVEEEFRVGTMALAWDGEEQRMIVEAQALVELDADSEEDLAEAEERLLQDEENGPPMLRVRLTGAQARAFAKRALDVVNAGRPPCPLCSLPLDPEGHVCPRQNGYRRGV
- a CDS encoding SCO1664 family protein, which produces MPAPERIPPRSLTALDLLTKGELKVRGRVREASNAVLYCSVSYEGETAHCVYKPVAGERPLWDFPDGTLAQREVAAYEVSEATGWGLVPPTVLRDGPYGEGMVQLWIEADPEQSLLALVEDEEPGEGWKAVGFADVGEGRTALLVHADDVRLRRLAVLDAVINNGDRKGGHLLPTADGHLYAIDHGVTFNVDDKLRTLLWGWAGDPLPQETLSALASLSDALSTGGPLTTRLEQLLTAAEVEALRGRVGELTAAGRHPVPSGEWPAIPWPPV
- a CDS encoding ferritin-like domain-containing protein, with the protein product MLSARSLFQEIVDSDDAFQLFCSIAASGEAQGGWENGRIAALVPESMQDLAPKITRHGADEDKHGRIFNALLKKRNLQPVPVPPETDYTMLLEKRSIGLTHEKLRRDQPLTEQDIVVYLSHSRVTEQRAADQMDMLVKHFGDHPELGRAITMICNDEGNHLAYCHEELLGLAAAGHGRTIQRVLRESALAEIQVYRDVSLAVMGHMGRLLHWPKAKSAALSAGIHAMYGYERVGGWHRMVSLRMPARRGALDGPPAAAPVF